The stretch of DNA AGTCTGCTACAGATGACAAAAACGGGGAGGGGTAAAGCTAGAAATCCCATtaggagacagagagcagaggcAGACATATTCCACAGAAGAATGGCCAACAAGTATCAGATGAAACAATGTTCACCCTTCTTCACAAATAACCATAGAAGCTGCCTGCAAGTTGGAACAAGACACCAGTTTTCCTCTCACTTTGGCAAAGTTTAGACTGACTGCATTGCCGGGACCTGGCCTAACTGGGTAGAGGCGGGCACGGGGTGTGAGCTGGCCCACCTGTCGGGAGAGCAGTTTGGCGTTATGTCTATCAAGAGCCTTACATGTGTTCATTCCTAGAGCCTCTTCCCAGAGAAATGACTAAATGCAGCCCCAGCCCGATCTGATAACTCCACAGAGCATCACAGACACACAGGGGCACAGGGCCTCGAGGACATCCCATACCCAGTACCTGTGGCCTGCTTCCCACAGGACACATCCCACTGACCCTCCCCTGGACAGCACACATTGACGTATGTACCCTGGAAACACAGGGTGTTTTAAACCCCTGCTGAAGCTGTTTTATGAATACAGTATGTCTGGACCTGCTGTTTCATTCCAGCCGGTGGGAGGTAAAGCCTTTTTAAACGTTCCCCTCAGTGCAGCTAGTCAGATGTACACTGGGTATCAGCCCCTGGTTTCACAGAAACCTGGAGGAGCCCAAGGGCTCACCTCCACGGCCTGGCTTTAACACCAGTTGCCCCGGGTCCAGTGAAATGACTAAGCCCCCAGAGGTCAGACCCTAGTCCAGCTCAGCTGTTGCCTGGGGACAAGACAACTCATGTGGCCCAGGTCTCCTACCCATGGGGTAGGCAGACCAATAGCCCAAGTCCAGACCCCATTCCCTGGTGCAAGCGAAGCAGCAAGGACTCTGCACAGGCAGGAGGGACAGCAAGCACACAGCGATGCATAAGCGTACTGTTCTCTCCGAgaagcctccctcctccctcacatGCTCAGATCCTACCCAGCCTTTGAGGACCCCCTCACACACCACCTCCACTGTGAAGTCCTCTGCTCTACACATACCTCTTCCTCTACGAAATGCCCCCAGATCATTCTGCCCTGTTCTCCCTTGGGCATAGAGCTCACCTCCCCAGGAGGCTTCAAGTTCCTCAGGGGCACTGCCTTGGTCATCTTGAAAGCCCCAATAAGGACGTGGGAGAGGGAAGCCCTTACTGACCACTCCTGATGAGCCGGGAGCAGTGCCCAGTGCTTCCCCGGTGTGAGCTCACGCATGCCTCTGTTATTTACCACAGTTCATCACGTCTAAGATGCGTAGATGTGGTGCCATCTTGGTCTTAGCAGGTGTCCACGGAAGGTTTTCACACGACTCCGTCACGAATACCAGCTGGCTGACAGCAACTGTGAGACACCACTGACTGAAAGACGCATCTCAACTTCAGAAATGTGTGGAAGTGTGTGCATCTTAGAACTGATGAAGCAGGGTGCATATACTTTACAATTGAGAAAACAGAGCTTCAGAGAGGCTGCAAGTTGCTTGAGGGAACACGGCCAAGGAAGCTGGGATGCAAACTCAGTTGGCTGACCCCCAGGAGCTCCTAACCACTAGTCTACAGCCTCCTGTCAGCTCGACACCCTGCTTAGAGACTCCCCCCTGGGGTTTCACACATCAGCCCCGACTGGTCACAATCCTCCATGGTTCCAACAAGCTGGCTAACAGCTCCTGAGACAACCACAGGCCTGGTGTTCACTGGACAATTCCCTTTCACGCAGGCCCCCGAGTGTCCAGTTTATTCACAAATATATGCACTTCTAGGGAATCAGGCTGGGAGCAAAGCTGCTCCTACACAGGAGAAATCCATGGCCATTCAGGCAAGATCCAGCAGCACAGGACTAAACACAAGTAACCCTAACCcgcgcccaccccctccccccccgtTTGGATCTGAGGCAGTAAGGAGGGGGATAGTCTTGCTGCCTTCTTCCTGGAGCACAGTCAGTATAAATCAGAGCCACTCAAAGGATGGGGTAGGGGACAGCAGGAAAAGTGCTCAGATGGGGCCCAACCTTTGTTTCTCACAAAAAGTAAAGAGATGTGCACACAGATACATCCACTGCAGGTTTTATTTATGAGAGGTGCAGATCTGTAGACAGTATCTAAATGTCCAGCAGCTGGGAAAGAGGAACAGACTACAGTAAGCCACTTGGTGGTGGGTCCCCAGGAGTGGGGGGCAGTGAGGAAGTGAGGCTGAGGCCTGGGTCTGGCTGGTGCAGAGACTTCACCATCAAAGGGGGGGTCGCCTGCAGACATGGCCCTGGGGGCAGATGCCCCACTACCCTGCCTGTGGTCTGTCCTTTACCAGCTTGTTCCCTGCTTGCTGGCTCACTCACACAATCAATTCCATAAAGGCTGACTGAGAAACCAGCTGGGCCCTGGCCTAGAGGACCAGTtgcatccccctgccccccagaacCCTAGTCGAGTGGTTCCTCCACAGTGCTCTGAGGCCTGAAGAGGGCTTTGACCCCAGGGCTGGATATGGGGTCAGGGAAGTATCTTCAGTGGGATATAAACCTCTCACCCcctttatgtaaaaaaataaaaataaaaatctctcagTCGAGTGTTACAAAAGCAAACTGACAATCGCTCTGGCAACTAGCGTCACCACCCCTTCTCAGGAGTGCTCTCCCACATTTCTAGGTTGTGGCCTTGGTGCACTGCCCTGCAGCAGCTGCCTTTGCCTGAGCGCTGTCCCCTCTCCCTAcccagccttcctctctctgatGTGGTGGCCGCAGAGTGTCCTGCACCACAGCTTAATCTCCCTCTCATCCTCTGACGTTCGTCACCTCCCCTGCTTTGCTAgcataaataacgctgcagtgagcATTTCATCTCCCCTTCCCGTTATCTTATCCCACCAAGATAAAATCCCCGCCAATGGGGTTACCAGGTCAAGGTGTGGGAACGTTTTTCTGGCTCTTGAAACATAGGGTCAAACTGTTTTCCCAAGACCTCACACCAAGTTCTGCGTCTCCAGGAGCCCGGGTGGGCGGGCGGCGTTCCTTCCTGTGTGTCCCGAGCCTCGGCTCCACTTGGGACGGCACACCCTCCCCTCTTCTGTGGGGGCCGGGCCAGCAGACACTCTCATGGGACCTGCTTCACTCACTCATCTCCGAGGATGCCTGGGTTCAGAGGTGAAAGCCCTTTGAAAACTCTAAGACAGTGGGCGGGTGAAAGGGATTGGTCTTCCATGGGTCCTGGACAGCCTGTCTGGGCCCCACAAACAGTGTTTTGGGGCTGAGCCACAGAGATGTGGTGATGACAAAAGCAAGCTCCCCATGCAGGCATCAGGGCAGCCAGCTCAAGAAAGTAACAAGGCCTGGCTTCCTGTGAATAAGGAGCCAATCCACccgcactgcctgtgggggagtgGCGCCCTAAAGAGCCAGCAGCCCTGAGGCTGTTCAGAGAGCAGCCTCAGGGCCCCATTCGATACCCTGTGGCATCCTAGAGAAACCAGAGGTGGGTGTCAGAATAATGGGGAGGGAGGGCCTTCACTAAACAAACAACAGAGCTGAAATCAGGCCAGGCATCCCCACCACGTGCCACCCAGAGAGGAGCTGCTTGCAGGCCACACACACCTTCCCTGTGTCTGAACCCTGCTGGGAGCAGGTGCCAGCATCTcgccccaaccccagcccagccagggggTCCAGTAGGGCCTGTGTGGCTCTGCTAGGCAGAAAGCTACATATTCGATTACCTTGGTTGGAGAGgatgggctggggcagggaggtggatgTGGGAGCCATGGTGGGAGGGGAGCTGCTGGGTCTGAcgcagggggcagcagagagccGGCAATCCTCACCAACCTAAGAGGGGTACATAAGTCAGcccaggagaaaagagaaggattGAGAAGAATAGAACTTGACAAGCCAGGGATGAAGAGAAACCCAGAGGTTCTCACAAACATTGGGGATGGTGAGTAGGTCTCACCTAGTCTTTACAACCCGTGTGGCAAGCACTATCACCACTGCcaccttacagatgaggacagacaggcatgacttgcccaaggtcatgcagccagGACTCAGTGGCTCTACATGCACCCCTAGCCCAGGCCCCCGGGAGCCAGCTGCTTCCTTGTTGGCTCTTCACCACTCCTCTCAACTCTCACACAAAGACCCACCTTCTTTTCAGGGTGGCCCAGCTTGGACTTGACTTCCTTGGCTTTCTGAATTGCTTTTAGCACTTCCACAGTGTCCAGCTCCTTCTCCGTGGTTACCGTGTTGTCCAGACAGACCTACAGAGTCAAGAAATAGCTATGAGCCCAGGGGCTGGCCAGCATGGTGAGTGCAGACTGGCGGGAGCTCCGCCGGAGTGCGGGCCAGGCCCCATGAGGCTCAGCCCACTGGGAGGTGAACTCCTCAGCCTCGACACAAGTGACCTGGGAGCTTCTCAGAGTGGTCCAGGCAAGCCCCACGCTGCCTGCTCTGTTGCTAGGAGTCCCTTTCCAAAAAGTGAAGCAGAGTACAGGGCCCACTGAGGGGGCTGGGAATGGGGGAAGGTGGGTACTTGAACAAACCCACCTATTACGGCAGAACTCAGATCAGTGAAAAGCAACGGGGAAGGCGTTCTGGGCGAGGGAACTGGAGGACAAAGGCATGGGAAGCGGGCACCTCTATCTGCAAATGTAGGAGGGGCTGTGGGTTGGCAGGCAGCATGGGACAGGCAGTGTGATCAAATGAGGGAAGGTCCCAAGGGCCTGGAGCCAGGAGGGGAAGAGATGCCATCCTGTGAACATTGTCTTGGTGATACTTGGGGACAAAAAGAGATGGGGAGCGGGGAGGATGAGAGAAGAATGAAGACTTCCAGGTATGTTCTGGCCTAGGATTTGGGAGAATGGGGAAGAGGCCCGCTTGAGGCTGAGGAGACAGGTAAAACTGGCTAACTGGCTGGCATGGTGGCAGCTGGCCAGACACACTCAGCAGGCAGCAGATACTGGGCTACGCTACAATGGCAAAGGCGGCACACCCTTTGGGTTCATAGTCAGATTTCATGCCCAGAAGTTGCCTAGGAAACAtgattattttaaacactttatttctGACCCTTGCCTACAATAATCAATGTTACTTTTAACAAGCTGAAGTCAGTCCCTCCACATTTAGTCTGTGCCTGTGGATTCTTGGGGAGCCTTCCTGGGCTGCTGACAAGATGGGCTGCAGTGAGGGTGAGGGCGTTTTTTTCCTGGGGAGGCAGCAGACTTCCCAGAACTGAAAGGCCATTTAGGGTGAGGAAGTCCCTCTGGGGCAGGCAAGGATAAAACTGGACATCACCCCTCGTTCTGCCTGTGAAAATGTGGACTCAGTTGAGACTGTCTCTCTGACCAAgctaacccccaccccacccccaccctggcagcCTACCTCAGACGCCCTCTCTCCGAACTGAGCCAGCACCTTGGTCCGGTAGTCAGGGATGATGCTCAGAGGGTTGTTCAGCAGAGCCACGTGCTCCAGACACGGGAGGCTGCCTATGCTCCTGACCTCCTCCATCTGCAAAGCATGAATTccattccccctgccccttctttTAACACTCTGGCAACATGACAACACATTTGACGGCCTCTCTTAGACGAAAGAACGCTTACCATTCTTCAAAATGATAAACATCAAGGCACAGCCATCCCACAACCCTGAGGTCCTTTTGGAACACGGCTTACCTGTTCGATTCTGTTGTCGCTGAGATCCAGGTTGACCAAGGAGTACAGCTTGTGCAGGCCACTCAGACTCTCCAGAAGGTTACCGGCCAGGTTCAGAGTCTTGACGTTCCCTAGTTTAGTATGAACTCCTTCCAAGGAGGACAGCTTGTTGTAGGACAGGTCAAGGTGCACGAGGTTGTACAGGTGCTGTGGCAGCATTGAGAACAGGGCAGAGTAGTTCAGGTCAAGGCTCCAAAGAAAGGGGACTGATATTAATGATGTGATGGGCCTTCCAGCCTAAAATGATCAGTCCCACAGGTCAGCCCCACTGCCTCTGTCCACTATTTGGGAGGGAACTCCCTCTTTCCGTCTGCACTTGCCACAGCCCAGTGGCACCCCCTGCAGAGGCAGCACAGCCAACTGGGTAGGTGCAGTTTGAAAACGAGGCTTGCATCTTCACAATGGAGGTGCATCATCTTCATCTCGCTTGATTTGTATTTATGCATTCTGGGGAACTAAGGCAACAATCGCTCAGAGTGTCTCTGGGACCCTAAAGGGATAGCAGCAGCCCCTGTTCCTATAAACCTTAGGGACACCCAGATACCTTTCAAGTGACTGTGAGAGAAAACTCCAGGGTATGGCCCAACTCCCAAGGCTGCGCAGCCTTCTGAACTCTCAGGGACCCCAGAAGAAGGCTGTAAGTGGCGAAAGTCTCCAAAGGCATTAATTACCTGCAGGTTGTCCACGACTAGCACTCCATTGTGACTCAGGTCCAGGAACTCAAGCTTTGGAATCAGTTTCttgtggaaaaacaaaaacaaaaacaaaccaacactCCACATTATTCTAGGAGGCTGGACCCTATGCACCCCTGCACATGGAAGACAGACACCCTGGGACTCTTCCTTCTGACCTTGGACTCCTGGGCTGGCCATCTCTGCGGGGCCACTGATGTGACACCTCCCAGTGCCCACCCAGCAGCATGTCCACAGGAACACAAAGGGACCCCAGTGATGAGCACACACCCCCATTTTTATGGAGCCCTTGGCTTATGAAGATGACAAATGGCAAGGTCCCAGAGAAGGAAGTCTGcccacctctcttcccccaccctacccattgAGAAGCGCACATGCAGGAATCACACTACTTCCCAAATGTCATCTGGATGTTATTCTTCCAGTAGCACATCTGAACCTGTGGAGTGATTTTCCCACTTCACTCCTTAAGAGTAAATTTCATTATTCACTGTGTTTTTATATCAAATGTACATATAATTAATATGCACTGTTTGATTCTAAGTGCTATctcacttattttaaataatcccattttgaaatcaattaaaaaattgcaGGCGATGCACAGAGCCCAGGTTTTCTGTGGTCCTCCCAGAAAAGCCAAGTTAAACACCCAACCTCAGTGTTCAGAGAAGACCCTAGAGCCCACCACTGACAGCGTACCACAGACTCGTCAATCTTGGAAATGCTGTTGTGGCTCAGGTCTAGAGTGGTCAGTGCTTGCCACGTGGGGATGATGGCAGTCACGGGGCCTTCCAGGGCTGTGCCTTCTGGCTCCCACTCATCAAATTCTGAGGCTTCAGGAACGAGGACTTCCTGTGTAGGAACATCTGTTGAGCACACTTGGGCCCTCACGCAACACTCACTGGGAATGCAATCATTGCAAAATTTCAGGAAGGGTTTGAGCATATTTAGTATGTGGAAGTGAACTTGCATTAAAGTTGGGCTTCGGTTCATATGTCTTTAAACGATTGTGAAATAACTGAAAAGCTTAGCAACATAACACTATTTGGTATACGTTCTGGTCCTGCTTCACAAGCAAATGCTTTCCAAGCTCACAAGGGCCTTTTGCCATCTATATAGTGATGCCTTTTCTGGCTTAAATCTCAGAGGCTAAAGGTCACAATTCATGGTGTTTCCAGACACCTGTGCTTTCCAAGCTGGCACTGTGGTCCCCACTGTGCCCTTTCAACTGTTACTTCACAGGGCTCAAACCCCGCAGTTCTGAGGCAGCAGCACAGAGCACAAGGATACCAccgaagggaagggaggcaggtgtCCCTGTTTTGACTTTCCATTCCCACGAGACTTCTCTTGATAGATTATTTCTGTCCCCGTGAGCCAGGCAGCAGGAAGTGCTTCAGAGGGGCATGGTTGCCTGGCACCCTTGCTCTTGACACAAGCTTCTTTCTTTTAGCCAGTAAGCCTCAAATTTCATCAAGTCCAAATGTTGATCAGACATTCTAAAGCCAGTGATTTTTAACCAgtgtgccataagaatttttaaaacatgcaatacctgactatttagtcaggggcactgacctcttttcccttagattgtcattaaaaaaaaaatgacaagagccaaCACAATGATAGCCGTCCAgcgtgaatgaatcaaaattatacctttttggggggcaaaaaatatattttgtggtgtcctgcagaattttagtgatttgtttatgtgtgctatgagatgaaaaaggttgaaaatcactggtctaagtTACAAAAGTAGCCACTGTGCTTTTCTGGAGAAGGGTTTTAACGTTACTAAGATGCAACCCATAAGGTAAATAGAAAAGACACCTAGCATTCTCAATTTGAGTATTTCTGTTGTTCACATACAAACAGGGCCTAACATATCCACAACCTCACCTGTCTCATTCAAGTTCACTAAGAacaagacacaaacaaatgctgAGTCAGGGTTTTTTAAGCTTAAAGAAACATTTACCTCAGTCTATCTAATAAATGTCCTGCCACTTGCCACTGCTTGACAATTCGTTCATCAAAtaccagtgacttttttttgagGGGAGGGAACCCAGTTCCTTAAAATATCTTGTTTAACAGCATGACTTTTGATGAAGATGTAGAGACTAAAGCGTCCCAGGGGCTGCTAAGAGCTGGGAGGTCTCACATGAGTGTGCAGCTTCCCAACCCAGACAACGTCCAGCTTCCGGTGTCTGATAGTGGCAGTGCTCACACCCACCCTTGCTGGCAAGACCACAGCACAGGACCCTGCCCCACAGACAGTGTCCAGGCAAGAAACGAGGTGCTCACCTTCATCGAGGTTGCTGAGAAGCGGACACTCATTGTGGCTAAGGTGGGCTTTGACGCGACCAGTCCCCAGATGTGCTTGGCATCACAGTGGCTTATCTAGAACAAGGAACAGCTTGTCTCAGGGCTGAACACAAAGGCCATGCCTGAGAAACAGAtgctttaatacattttttatcaTCCATTAGGGAgtctcctttcatttttaaaatggtaacaaaATTGGCATCATGAACCCAAGAGTTCAGTAGTGAGTAATGTACTGTATTTCCTGTTACGTGTGGGCATGCCAAGGGCAGAGAATTCTCAAAGCCCTCTGCCAGCCTGCCTTGGGAAAGACGTGCAGCTGGTTCTGCCCGACCCTCAGGATGACTTCTCACACTTCCCCTTGAGCACTGAGGAGACCCAGAAGGGGCCGGGCACTGGTGCTCCATCCTGTCCACGACAAATGCTGCCCACAACAGGGGCAGCGACCTGCAGACCAGCCAAGAGCAGCAGTGGCcgctctttctctgccttcaggTTGGCCTTACTTACCTAGATGAAATCTGCCACATACTGACAAACTCAAAAGTAACAGCATCTTACAATTAAGTCCAGACACCCAACATCAAAAATACTTCTAGCCACACAGTCACAAGCAAGTAGATACTTGTGCAGGACTCAGCCTTGCCTGCACTCCAGGGGCCCTGGGCCTTACCTCCACCTGATGAAGAGACTTGAATATTGACAGATCAAAAGGCAGCAGCTGCTCCTGAATGTTGCTGGTCCCAAAAGGTCCTTCTGTGCCAGAAACCTGCAGCCACAGGTATGGCTTGATTCAGGGATGCTGCCATACGGCTCCATATCCATGTCACGGGGCAGTGCTGCAGCAACTGCCACCCAACGAAGCTCTGCCTGGCTAAGAGGCAGGATGGGAATGTACCCCATCAACAAAGCAGGCTAAAGCTGAGGTTTAAAGCAAAGGACACTGGGTCATGACTGCCCCCTAGTGCTCACAGCCAAGAACACCAAAGGTGGCCTTCCTTGCTGGGATGGCCCAGCCAGCCAGTGAGCTGTTAGGTCCCATGCCCACAAATGAGCTGCCGCAGCTTTACCTTAAGGTACTTAAGGCGACAGGTGAAGTCCAGGATGTGCCCAAGGTCAGTCTTGGCGTCCCCGCTGGCACACGTGGGCTTTCCCTGCTGCAGCTGTTCGGTGACTGCATAGAGCTGCAGGGGCCTGATGGCAAAGACCTCGCCGGCCCCCAGGAGCTGTTCTCCTGCAATAGCCATGCCCCGCATGGAGGATGAGCGTCCACCTCCAGCCCAGTCCCAGTCAAGTGGCCAGGGCATCTGCCCACCTGGCTAAGAGTTAACAACTACTGGGCAAATACCTGCCATGTGCGGTGCACTGCGTCAGGACAAAACCACAGTCCTGGGCACACAGGAACAGCTGCCCTCCTTAACTCATGGTGGGCTTAGGGCACACCCAGAACATGCAATTACAAAGGAGGGAAGGGCCACGGGAAAGTGCAACTGGGGAGCCTCCCTGAAGTGAGTCTGTTAAAATCTGAAGTACTGAACAAAGATAAAGCTGATGCAAGGCAGCATTGTGGGCAACAGACCCGTGATGCAACCTCCAAGATGCAAACATCTTGAGTTAGGGGGTCCTAAGTTGCCAGCAGAGTGCAGGGCATGGGAGCAGGCAGGGGTTCTGAGCCAGAAGATTGGCATTTGGCCCTCAATCGGCTCCTTCCAGCCATGTGCCCTCAAGCAGATCACCAGGCCTCTCATCCTCAGTATCCTCATTGGTACCCACTGGGTTGGGGGGTAGGCAGTAGATGCTGAACACTCACAGAAAACACGTTACGTTAGCTACTGTAACTATGCTCTCTGGCAGGGCTATGACCTATGCTCAGCTTCTGTTTGTCATCTGAACTCTTTCAGGTAAGGACAAACCAGATGCAAGAGGACACAATGCCACACACCTTCTCTCCACCATAGGGCTTTGAACTAGATCCTAAGCTTGGGGTTAGCCTCCGAGATAGGAACCAGAGAGCCCTAAGTGAAGGACCACAGCTCCTCagacctggctgcctgcagggcaGGTAGGTAGGCAGGCAGGCTTAGCTGTGGACCAGATCCAGGGCCTTAGGCAACCGTAGGGAGGTGAGCCCTGGCTAGCATTCATTTGGCACAGACCAACTGATGGAGTTCTGTGCCACCCTGCACCCCTGGCTTCCTAATAGGGTGGGCAAGTTGCACCCAGTATTTTGGG from Desmodus rotundus isolate HL8 chromosome 8, HLdesRot8A.1, whole genome shotgun sequence encodes:
- the NISCH gene encoding nischarin isoform X5 — translated: MATVVRIFGPEREAEPAKEARVVGSELVDTYTVYIIQVTDGNHEWTVKHRYSDFHDLHEKLVAERKIDKNLLPPKKIIGKNSRSLVEKREKDLEVYLQTLLATFPGVAPRVLAHFLHFQFYEINGITAALAEELFEKGEQLLGAGEVFAIRPLQLYAVTEQLQQGKPTCASGDAKTDLGHILDFTCRLKYLKVSGTEGPFGTSNIQEQLLPFDLSIFKSLHQVEISHCDAKHIWGLVASKPTLATMSVRFSATSMKEVLVPEASEFDEWEPEGTALEGPVTAIIPTWQALTTLDLSHNSISKIDESVKLIPKLEFLDLSHNGVLVVDNLQHLYNLVHLDLSYNKLSSLEGVHTKLGNVKTLNLAGNLLESLSGLHKLYSLVNLDLSDNRIEQMEEVRSIGSLPCLEHVALLNNPLSIIPDYRTKVLAQFGERASEVCLDNTVTTEKELDTVEVLKAIQKAKEVKSKLGHPEKKVGEDCRLSAAPCVRPSSSPPTMAPTSTSLPQPILSNQGILGDE